A DNA window from Theobroma cacao cultivar B97-61/B2 chromosome 5, Criollo_cocoa_genome_V2, whole genome shotgun sequence contains the following coding sequences:
- the LOC18598520 gene encoding transcription factor HBP-1b(c38) isoform X1 — translation MKTLASADNNLSAAIVGSQTLTLKKDTPPNLVSLSAGRENWENSNMADASPRTDTSTDDTDEKNQRFERGQTNAIVASDSSDRSKDKTDQKTLRRLAQNREAARKSRLRKKAYVQQLESSRLKLTQLEQELQRARQQGIFISSSGDQSHSMSGNGALAFDVEYARWLEEHNRQINELRAAVNSHAGDTELRTIVDNVTAHFDDIFRLKGIAAKADVFHVLSGMWKTPAERCFLWIGGFRSSELLKLLANQLEPLTEQQFMGIHNLQQSSQQAEDALSQGMEALQQSLAETLTNGSPGPSGSSGNVANYMGQMAMAMGKLGTLEGFVRQADNLRQQTLQQMHRILTTRQSARALLAINDYFSRLRALSSLWLARPRE, via the exons ATGAAGACGCTTGCATCTGCAGACAACAATCTCTCTGCTGCCATTGTGGGCTCACAAACATTAACGCTTAAAAAGGATACCCCACCAAATCTTGTATCTTTATCAGCTGGTCGGGAGAATTGGGAGAATTCCAATATGGCAGATGCCAGTCCTAGGACTGATACTTCAACAGATGACACTGATGAGAAGAATCAAAGG TTTGAAAGAGGTCAAACAAATGCTATTGTGGCCTCTGATTCTAGTGACAGATCAAAGGATAAAACAGATCAGAAG ACATTGCGTAGGCTTGCTCAAAATCGTGAGGCTGCAAGAAAAAGCCGGTTAAGGAAAAAG GCATATGTGCAGCAGCTTGAGAGTAGCCGACTGAAATTGACTCAACTTGAGCAGGAGCTGCAGAGAGCTCGTCAGCAG GGCATATttatttcaagctcaggagaTCAATCCCATTCAATGAGTGGAAATG GTGCCCTGGCATTTGATGTTGAGTATGCACGGTGGCTGGAGGAGCACAATAGGCAGATAAATGAGTTAAGGGCTGCAGTCAATTCACATGCTGGTGACACCGAACTTCGCACTATTGTTGACAATGTCACAGCACATTTTGATGACATTTTCAGGTTGAAAGGCATTGCAGCAAAAGCTGATGTTTTCCATGTCTTATCAGGAATGTGGAAAACACCAGCGGAGCGGTGTTTTCTGTGGATTGGTGGCTTCCGTTCATCTGAGCTTCTTAAG CTTCTTGCGAATCAATTGGAGCCTCTAACTGAGCAACAGTTTATGGGTATCCACAACTTGCAGCAATCATCCCAACAGGCTGAAGATGCTTTGTCACAAGGGATGGAAGCATTGCAACAATCTTTGGCTGAGACGTTGACCAATGGCTCGCCTGGTCCCTCGGGATCATCGGGGAATGTGGCAAACTATATGGGTCAAATGGCCATGGCCATGGGAAAGCTAGGGACCCTTGAGGGGTTTGTTCGTCAG GCTGATAATCTGCGACAGCAAACACTGCAACAAATGCACCGTATCTTGACCACTAGGCAATCAGCTCGTGCCCTTCTTGCAATAAATgactatttttctaggcttCGAGCTCTCAGTTCTCTCTGGTTGGCTCGACCACGGGAGTGA
- the LOC18598520 gene encoding transcription factor HBP-1b(c38) isoform X2 — MKTLASADNNLSAAIVGSQTLTLKKDTPPNLVSLSAGRENWENSNMADASPRTDTSTDDTDEKNQRTLRRLAQNREAARKSRLRKKAYVQQLESSRLKLTQLEQELQRARQQGIFISSSGDQSHSMSGNGALAFDVEYARWLEEHNRQINELRAAVNSHAGDTELRTIVDNVTAHFDDIFRLKGIAAKADVFHVLSGMWKTPAERCFLWIGGFRSSELLKLLANQLEPLTEQQFMGIHNLQQSSQQAEDALSQGMEALQQSLAETLTNGSPGPSGSSGNVANYMGQMAMAMGKLGTLEGFVRQADNLRQQTLQQMHRILTTRQSARALLAINDYFSRLRALSSLWLARPRE; from the exons ATGAAGACGCTTGCATCTGCAGACAACAATCTCTCTGCTGCCATTGTGGGCTCACAAACATTAACGCTTAAAAAGGATACCCCACCAAATCTTGTATCTTTATCAGCTGGTCGGGAGAATTGGGAGAATTCCAATATGGCAGATGCCAGTCCTAGGACTGATACTTCAACAGATGACACTGATGAGAAGAATCAAAGG ACATTGCGTAGGCTTGCTCAAAATCGTGAGGCTGCAAGAAAAAGCCGGTTAAGGAAAAAG GCATATGTGCAGCAGCTTGAGAGTAGCCGACTGAAATTGACTCAACTTGAGCAGGAGCTGCAGAGAGCTCGTCAGCAG GGCATATttatttcaagctcaggagaTCAATCCCATTCAATGAGTGGAAATG GTGCCCTGGCATTTGATGTTGAGTATGCACGGTGGCTGGAGGAGCACAATAGGCAGATAAATGAGTTAAGGGCTGCAGTCAATTCACATGCTGGTGACACCGAACTTCGCACTATTGTTGACAATGTCACAGCACATTTTGATGACATTTTCAGGTTGAAAGGCATTGCAGCAAAAGCTGATGTTTTCCATGTCTTATCAGGAATGTGGAAAACACCAGCGGAGCGGTGTTTTCTGTGGATTGGTGGCTTCCGTTCATCTGAGCTTCTTAAG CTTCTTGCGAATCAATTGGAGCCTCTAACTGAGCAACAGTTTATGGGTATCCACAACTTGCAGCAATCATCCCAACAGGCTGAAGATGCTTTGTCACAAGGGATGGAAGCATTGCAACAATCTTTGGCTGAGACGTTGACCAATGGCTCGCCTGGTCCCTCGGGATCATCGGGGAATGTGGCAAACTATATGGGTCAAATGGCCATGGCCATGGGAAAGCTAGGGACCCTTGAGGGGTTTGTTCGTCAG GCTGATAATCTGCGACAGCAAACACTGCAACAAATGCACCGTATCTTGACCACTAGGCAATCAGCTCGTGCCCTTCTTGCAATAAATgactatttttctaggcttCGAGCTCTCAGTTCTCTCTGGTTGGCTCGACCACGGGAGTGA
- the LOC18598520 gene encoding transcription factor HBP-1b(c1) isoform X3, translating into MADASPRTDTSTDDTDEKNQRFERGQTNAIVASDSSDRSKDKTDQKTLRRLAQNREAARKSRLRKKAYVQQLESSRLKLTQLEQELQRARQQGIFISSSGDQSHSMSGNGALAFDVEYARWLEEHNRQINELRAAVNSHAGDTELRTIVDNVTAHFDDIFRLKGIAAKADVFHVLSGMWKTPAERCFLWIGGFRSSELLKLLANQLEPLTEQQFMGIHNLQQSSQQAEDALSQGMEALQQSLAETLTNGSPGPSGSSGNVANYMGQMAMAMGKLGTLEGFVRQADNLRQQTLQQMHRILTTRQSARALLAINDYFSRLRALSSLWLARPRE; encoded by the exons ATGGCAGATGCCAGTCCTAGGACTGATACTTCAACAGATGACACTGATGAGAAGAATCAAAGG TTTGAAAGAGGTCAAACAAATGCTATTGTGGCCTCTGATTCTAGTGACAGATCAAAGGATAAAACAGATCAGAAG ACATTGCGTAGGCTTGCTCAAAATCGTGAGGCTGCAAGAAAAAGCCGGTTAAGGAAAAAG GCATATGTGCAGCAGCTTGAGAGTAGCCGACTGAAATTGACTCAACTTGAGCAGGAGCTGCAGAGAGCTCGTCAGCAG GGCATATttatttcaagctcaggagaTCAATCCCATTCAATGAGTGGAAATG GTGCCCTGGCATTTGATGTTGAGTATGCACGGTGGCTGGAGGAGCACAATAGGCAGATAAATGAGTTAAGGGCTGCAGTCAATTCACATGCTGGTGACACCGAACTTCGCACTATTGTTGACAATGTCACAGCACATTTTGATGACATTTTCAGGTTGAAAGGCATTGCAGCAAAAGCTGATGTTTTCCATGTCTTATCAGGAATGTGGAAAACACCAGCGGAGCGGTGTTTTCTGTGGATTGGTGGCTTCCGTTCATCTGAGCTTCTTAAG CTTCTTGCGAATCAATTGGAGCCTCTAACTGAGCAACAGTTTATGGGTATCCACAACTTGCAGCAATCATCCCAACAGGCTGAAGATGCTTTGTCACAAGGGATGGAAGCATTGCAACAATCTTTGGCTGAGACGTTGACCAATGGCTCGCCTGGTCCCTCGGGATCATCGGGGAATGTGGCAAACTATATGGGTCAAATGGCCATGGCCATGGGAAAGCTAGGGACCCTTGAGGGGTTTGTTCGTCAG GCTGATAATCTGCGACAGCAAACACTGCAACAAATGCACCGTATCTTGACCACTAGGCAATCAGCTCGTGCCCTTCTTGCAATAAATgactatttttctaggcttCGAGCTCTCAGTTCTCTCTGGTTGGCTCGACCACGGGAGTGA
- the LOC18598520 gene encoding transcription factor HBP-1b(c38) isoform X4 — translation MADASPRTDTSTDDTDEKNQRTLRRLAQNREAARKSRLRKKAYVQQLESSRLKLTQLEQELQRARQQGIFISSSGDQSHSMSGNGALAFDVEYARWLEEHNRQINELRAAVNSHAGDTELRTIVDNVTAHFDDIFRLKGIAAKADVFHVLSGMWKTPAERCFLWIGGFRSSELLKLLANQLEPLTEQQFMGIHNLQQSSQQAEDALSQGMEALQQSLAETLTNGSPGPSGSSGNVANYMGQMAMAMGKLGTLEGFVRQADNLRQQTLQQMHRILTTRQSARALLAINDYFSRLRALSSLWLARPRE, via the exons ATGGCAGATGCCAGTCCTAGGACTGATACTTCAACAGATGACACTGATGAGAAGAATCAAAGG ACATTGCGTAGGCTTGCTCAAAATCGTGAGGCTGCAAGAAAAAGCCGGTTAAGGAAAAAG GCATATGTGCAGCAGCTTGAGAGTAGCCGACTGAAATTGACTCAACTTGAGCAGGAGCTGCAGAGAGCTCGTCAGCAG GGCATATttatttcaagctcaggagaTCAATCCCATTCAATGAGTGGAAATG GTGCCCTGGCATTTGATGTTGAGTATGCACGGTGGCTGGAGGAGCACAATAGGCAGATAAATGAGTTAAGGGCTGCAGTCAATTCACATGCTGGTGACACCGAACTTCGCACTATTGTTGACAATGTCACAGCACATTTTGATGACATTTTCAGGTTGAAAGGCATTGCAGCAAAAGCTGATGTTTTCCATGTCTTATCAGGAATGTGGAAAACACCAGCGGAGCGGTGTTTTCTGTGGATTGGTGGCTTCCGTTCATCTGAGCTTCTTAAG CTTCTTGCGAATCAATTGGAGCCTCTAACTGAGCAACAGTTTATGGGTATCCACAACTTGCAGCAATCATCCCAACAGGCTGAAGATGCTTTGTCACAAGGGATGGAAGCATTGCAACAATCTTTGGCTGAGACGTTGACCAATGGCTCGCCTGGTCCCTCGGGATCATCGGGGAATGTGGCAAACTATATGGGTCAAATGGCCATGGCCATGGGAAAGCTAGGGACCCTTGAGGGGTTTGTTCGTCAG GCTGATAATCTGCGACAGCAAACACTGCAACAAATGCACCGTATCTTGACCACTAGGCAATCAGCTCGTGCCCTTCTTGCAATAAATgactatttttctaggcttCGAGCTCTCAGTTCTCTCTGGTTGGCTCGACCACGGGAGTGA